A stretch of Misgurnus anguillicaudatus unplaced genomic scaffold, ASM2758022v2 HiC_scaffold_33, whole genome shotgun sequence DNA encodes these proteins:
- the LOC129439003 gene encoding uncharacterized protein isoform X2 has translation MRDTTVCDSKQSLQEDQTSTESLDSVCNAGEQQQILQTKLKMCSVKLIDCTNLMMKIKTEPTEIKTEPTEIKTEPTEIKTELTEIKTEPTEIKTEPTEEEDRTEEDDDFIPSDVKSDSCLDIEITSSTSKEQLTAQTLSCITCEKTFSSQRHLERHERKHTEQKLFTRSEISFTTLQEKKLHSEDHREKKKKQFHCEQCGKIFVSSHNLNVHMRIHRDEKPFNCTECGNYFRTKQHLKVHQRVHTGEKPYECPHCEKRFSRKRGLKRHVRSHTNERLYQCRECDKTFRDSGSLKKHQNTHIKEKLHQCSHCDKCYGHKYQLIVHERVHTGEKPYHCSVCGKSFSQKTTLLCHKRIHTGEKPYKCSQCDMTFAYSGHFKVHQRLHTGEKPYVCSHCGKSFSSSSKLRVHQRVHTGEKPYHCNVCGKSFSHQTTLLCHKRLHTGEKPYKCSQCDMTFAYSGHFKVHQRLHTGEKPYVCSHCGKRFSSSSQFIVHQRVHTGEKPHHCNVCGKSFSQKTTLLKHKTIHTGERPYKCPQCDMTFAQSNSLKSHERIHTGEKPYHCSVCGKSFSQGSSLLKHTRVHTGEKPFKCSQCDKMFTCSSNLKKHERVHTGEKPYHCSVCGKSFSVKATLLNHKRIHEKPYKCSQCGMTFAQSDYLKSHQGVHSGMKSYYCSVCGRSFSQGSSLLKHKRIHTGEKPFKCSQCDKMFTCSSNLRYHQRVHTGEKPYHCSVCGKSFSQGSSLLKHKRIHTGEKPFKCSQCDKTFAQSSHLQAHQRVHISEKL, from the exons ATGCGGGACAcaacagtgtgtgacagtaaacagagcttacaggaggatcaaacctccacagagtctctggattctgtctgtaacgctggagaacagcagcagatcctgcagaccaaactgaagatgtgttcagttaaactcatcgactgcacgaacctcatgatgaagattaaaactgaacccacagaaatcaaaactgaacccacagaaatcaaaactgaacccacagaaatcaaaactgaactcacagaaatcaaaactgaacccacagaaatcaaaactgaacccacagaagaggaagatcgcACTGAGGAAGACGATGATTTTATTCCATCAG atgtgaagagtgattcatgtttggatatagaaataacatcctcaacatcaaaagagcaactgacagcacaaactctttcctgcatcacctgtgaaaagacattcagctcacagagacatttagagagacatgagagaaaacacacagaacagaaactcttcaccagatctgagatcagctttactaccttacaagagaagaaacttcattcagaagaccacagagagaagaagaagaagcagtttcactgtgagcagtgtgggaaGATTTTTGTCTCTTCCCATAATCTAAATGTTCACATGAGGATACATCGTGATGAAAAGCCTttcaactgcactgaatgtggaaatTACTTCAGAACCAAACAACATCTTaaagttcatcagagagttcacactggagaaaaaccttacgagtgtcctcactgtgagaagagattTAGCCGTAAACGTGGTCTGAAGAGACACGTGCGTTCacacaccaatgagagactCTATCAGTGCCGTGAATGTGACAAAACCTTTAGGGATTCCggctctttaaaaaaacaccagAATACTCACATTAAAGAGAAACTCCAtcagtgttcacactgtgataaatGTTACGGTCATAAATATCAGCTGATAGTCcatgagagagttcatactggagaaaaaccttatcactgtagtgtctgtgggaagagttttagtcaaaaaactaCATTACTATGTCataagagaattcatacaggtgaaaaaccttacaaatgctctcagtgtgacatgaCATTTGCTTATTCAGGTCACTTTAAAGTCCATCAGAgacttcatactggagagaaaccttacgtctgctctcactgtggaaagagcttctctaGTTCATCTAAATTAAGAGTTCAtcaaagagttcatactggagagaaaccttatcactgtaatgtttgtgggaagagttttagtcatcAAACTACATTACTATGTCACAAGagacttcatacaggtgaaaaaccttacaaatgctctcagtgtgacatgaCATTTGCTTATTCAGGTCACTTTAAAGTCCATCAGAgacttcatactggagagaaaccttacgtctgctctcacTGTGGAAAGAGATTCTCTAGTTCATCTCAATTCAtagttcatcagagagttcatactggagagaaacctcatcactgtaatgtttgtgggaagagttttagtcaaaaaactaCATTACTAAAGCACAAGACAATACATACAGGTGAAAGACCTTACAAATGCCCTCAGTGTGACATGACGTTTGCTCAGTCAAATTCCTTAAAATCCCATGAGAgaattcatactggagagaaaccttatcactgtagtgtctgtggtaAGAGTTTTAGTCAAGGGTCTTCATTACTAAAGCACACGagagttcatacaggtgaaaaacctttcaaatgctctcagtgtgacaagatgtTTACTTGTTCaagtaacttaaaaaaacatgaaagagttcatactggagagaaaccttatcactgtagtgtctgtggtaAGAGTTTTAGTGTAAAGGCTACATTACTAAATCACAAGAGAATTCATGAAAAACCTTataaatgctctcagtgtggcATGACCTTTGCTCAGTCAGATTACTTAAAATCCCACCAGGGAGTACATTCTGGAATGAAAAGTTATTACTGTAGTGTTTGTGGGAGGAGTTTTAGTCAAGGGTCTTCATTACTAAAGcacaagagaattcatacaggtgaaaaacctttcaaatgctctcagtgcgACAAGATGTTTACTTGTTCAAGTAACTTAAGAtaccatcagagagttcatactggagagaaaccttatcactgtagtgtctgtgggaagagttttagtcaagGGTCTTCATTACTAAAGcacaagagaattcatacaggtgaaaaacctttcaaatgctctcagtgtgacaagacgtttgctcAGTCAAGTCACTTACaagcccatcagagagttcatataAGTGAGAAACTGTAA